From the Bradysia coprophila strain Holo2 unplaced genomic scaffold, BU_Bcop_v1 contig_93, whole genome shotgun sequence genome, one window contains:
- the LOC119084768 gene encoding uncharacterized protein LOC119084768 — translation MKRKFQVPKADSANTYVIIETVESGEIYVQFIPHVWLFAHKKNVAIKPRDTAKFYFPRRLPNQTKDKFMKFTKHAKFVCTVPENNDQWDCREGRVLKIGLASIEEAISAEKVFCEYFSTTEAEAAEIEPSKPKHLKRNKKAPVKTIQRKFESSSESEPECQQPVQTISNYNSCFVPDVPNNIIMQSVDADSFVSNMQGPEVFNFADLLTNDNENMINADTQSQQTANFVVLNDIGLHEPDKNYEPMERQILNFNAEANVPVGIQLATSNEL, via the exons atgaaacgaaaatttcaagtTCCAAAAGCAGACTCTGCTAACACATACGTAATAATTGAAACCGTGGAAAGTGGTGAAATTTACGTTCAATTTATACCACACGTGTGGTtatttgcacacaaaaaaaatgttgcgatCAAGCCGCGAGATAcagcaaaattttattttccgcgACGTTTGCCTAACCAAACTAAGgacaaattcatgaaattcacGAAACATGCAAAATTTGTGTGCACGGTACCAGAAAACAATGATCAATGGGATTGTCGCGAGGGCAGAGTATTAAAAATTGGCTTAG cttCAATTGAAGAAGCTATAAGTGCCGAGAAAGTGTTCTGTGAGTACTTCAGTACAACCGAAGCCGAAGCTGCAGAGATTGAGCCTTCGAAACCTAAGCATctaaaacgaaacaaaaaagcACCTGTGAAAACTATTCAGAGGAAATTTGAAAGCAGTTCGGAAAGCGAACCTGAATGTCAACAac CAGTTCAGACGATATCCAACTACAATTCTTGTTTTGTACCAGATGTACCGAACAATATAATAATGCAATCTGTCGATGCTGATTCCTTCGTTTCCAACATGCAAGGTCCAGAAGTGTTTAACTTCGCTGATTTGCTAACAAACGACAACGAAAATATGATCAATGCTGATACACAGTCGCAGCAAACTGCAAATTTTGTCGTATTGAATGACATCGGCCTACATGAACCGGACAAGAATTATGAGCCAATGGAACGACAAATTCTTAATTTCAACGCAGAAGCAAATGTGCCAGTTGGTATTCAGTTGGCTACATCTAACGAA CTGTAA
- the LOC119084771 gene encoding uncharacterized protein LOC119084771: protein MKINLPAELASWANASKTKADSFTRLLKILQRHGYPDLPSDSRTLLETPRQTSLLVRNVPPGQYIHIGIEAGALYTLRQNGIDVNGLQFMIIDYNTDGVQISKSTTQVFWPIWCRIRNPYIGQPFLCGIFYSNSGGPKDANLFILDFVNELKYLITNGLKVNNKTKIPIRAGRFMGDAPGRCDIMGLKGPTGYYGCSRCTTKGLHCENRVCFPELNAALRSDKDFKDRAQPQHHHFTSFLEEVLELLGVTQAPIDGMHLVYACVTRRILFWLNTDCVNYKFRLSSAQIGTVNNLLEIAALTRPVEFARPVKGIHKYKKFKCTQLRQFLLYLSIVVLKKVFSEFQYEHLLLLVIGIRLLSDEKQFVKNNALAKKMLHDYVQILETKFGKWRVIYSVHNLIHLADEVVTQNEPLDRFSMWEFETANNGLKEFTKRQGALLLIFQCNEDDLADLFEIDSDHIQSKMFMIKDGGSSVFIPLL from the exons atgaaaattaacctTCCTGCTGAACTGGCTTCTTGGGCAAATGCGTCTAAAACAAAAGCAGACAGTTTCACGAGActtctaaaaattttgcaaaggCATGGGTATCCTGATCTCCCGTCTGATTCACGAACATTGTTGGAGACTCCTCGACAAACTTCGTTGTTAGTTAGAAATGTTCCACCCGGGCAATATATTCATATTGGCATTGAAGCTGGCGCTCTGTACACTTTGAGACAAAATGGGATTGATGTTAATGGGCTCCAATTTATGATTATTGACTACAACACGGACGGGGTACAAATTAGCAAAAGTACCACACAAGTATTTTGGCCGATCTGGTGCAGAATCAGGAATCCTTACATTGGACAACCTTTTTTATGTGGAATTTTCTACAGTAACTCTGGAGGACCAAAAGACGCTAACTTATTTATTCTTGATTTCGTGAATGAGTTAAAATACCTGATAACGAATGGCTTGAAAGTTaataacaaaaccaaaataCCGATTCGTGCCGGTAGATTCATGGGCGATGCCCCAGGACGATGTGATATAATGG GCTTAAAAGGCCCAACTGGTTACTACGGCTGTAGTCGGTGTACAACAAAGGGACTTCATTGTGAGAATCGTGTCTGCTTTCCGGAGTTGAACGCGGCTTTGAGATCAGACAAAGATTTTAAAGATAGAGCTCAGCCACAACATCATCACTTCACTTCTTTCCTGGAAGAAGTTCTTGAGTTGCTAGGTGTAACTCAAGCTCCAATAGACGGTATGCATTTAGTCTACGCTTGCGTTACGCgacgaattttgttttggttaAACACCGATTGTGTCAATTATAAATTTCGACTCTCGTCCGCTCAAATCGGTACGGTAAAtaatttgttggaaattgCTGCTTTGACGAGACCAGTTGAGTTTGCTCGACCAGTGAAAGGCAttcataaatacaaaaaatttaagtgcACTCAACTAAGACAATTTCTGTTGTACCTTAGTATTGTCGTGttaaaaaaagtattttcggAATTTCAGTATGAACATTTGCTTCTATTGGTAATCGGGATTCGGTTACTGAGTGACGAAAAacagtttgtaaaaaataatgcacttgcaaagaaaatgttgcacGATTATGTACAAATTTTGGAAACGAAATTCGGCAAATGGCGTGTCATTTATAGTGTGCATAATTTGATTCATTTAGCTGATGAAGTGGTAACTCAAAATGAGCCACTCGATCGATTCTCTATGTGGGAGTTTGAAACCGCAAACAATGGGTTGAAAGAATTCACGAAACGCCAAGGAGCTCTATTACTCATTTTCCAGTGCAACGAAGATGACTTAGCTGATCTTTTTGAGATTGACTCCGATCATATACAGTCCAAAATGTTCATGATAAAAGACGGAGGAAGCTCAGTTTTTATCCCacttttataa